The following proteins are co-located in the Triticum aestivum cultivar Chinese Spring chromosome 1A, IWGSC CS RefSeq v2.1, whole genome shotgun sequence genome:
- the LOC123182354 gene encoding protein RADIALIS-like 3 has protein sequence MASLSMSAVWTPMQNKLFEQALAVHDRDTPDRWHNIARAVGGGKSADDVRRYYELLVHDIARIEAGKVPFPAYRPPCPGPGHNGSYEADRLKHLKI, from the exons ATGGCTTCCCTGTCAATGAGCGCGGTGTGGACGCCGATGCAGAACAAGCTGTTCGAGCAGGCGTTGGCGGTGCACGACAGGGACACGCCCGACCGCTGGCACAACATCGCCCGGGCTGTCGGCGGCGGAAAGTCGGCGGACGAtgtcaggcgctactacgagctgCTCGTCCACGACATCGCCCGTATCGAGGCCGGCAAGGTGCCCTTCCCCGCGTACCGTCCCCCATGCCCCGGCCCCGGCCACAACGGTAGCTACGAGGCCGACAG GTTGAAGCACTTGAAGATCTAG